The Synechococcus sp. MU1643 genome contains a region encoding:
- a CDS encoding LCP family protein: MNWLSPPRVRGALRVGSAVLGIGVTGWLLATLWPEPDRVAAGAPLSADQPETLAPFPEIPVTVLLIGVDADRLGAASNQAAPKGPANADALLLLRIAAQEPLQVLQIPTELGVQLPGEKDPGSLAHLWRRGGVGLLSDAIRDIVGLQEGDPKRYVLMPRAALRRLVDGLGEVEVVLSDSYKRQDKTQGYTVLLQAGRQRLNGAQAEQLVRHLPDPKAVSQRRQRQNILVEGLVEQVKDPSGIAVIPALVNQLNIEVETNLSLSEQLSLAAALISSPGPSRISRLPLADRAGEQTLRQIKAGASRPLWPQP; this comes from the coding sequence ATGAACTGGTTGTCGCCACCCCGAGTTCGTGGTGCGCTGCGTGTCGGTTCCGCCGTGCTGGGGATTGGTGTCACCGGGTGGTTGCTGGCGACGCTTTGGCCTGAACCCGATCGTGTTGCCGCGGGTGCTCCGCTGAGTGCGGATCAACCTGAAACTCTGGCCCCCTTCCCCGAGATCCCCGTCACGGTGTTGCTGATTGGTGTTGATGCGGATCGGCTGGGTGCGGCCTCCAATCAAGCTGCGCCCAAAGGGCCTGCCAATGCTGATGCACTTCTGTTGCTTCGCATTGCGGCCCAGGAGCCGCTTCAGGTGCTCCAGATCCCAACGGAGCTCGGCGTTCAGCTTCCTGGTGAGAAGGATCCTGGCAGCCTTGCCCATTTGTGGCGACGGGGTGGCGTCGGTCTTCTCAGCGATGCCATCCGCGACATTGTTGGCCTCCAGGAGGGTGATCCCAAGCGCTATGTGCTGATGCCCCGAGCCGCCCTTCGCCGCCTGGTGGATGGACTGGGCGAGGTGGAGGTGGTGTTGAGCGACTCCTACAAGCGCCAGGACAAGACGCAGGGCTACACCGTCCTGCTCCAGGCGGGGCGACAGCGTCTGAATGGCGCCCAGGCGGAACAGCTGGTGCGCCACCTGCCCGATCCCAAGGCTGTCTCCCAGCGTCGCCAGCGCCAAAACATCCTCGTTGAGGGTCTAGTCGAACAGGTCAAGGACCCCAGTGGCATCGCGGTGATTCCTGCGCTGGTGAACCAACTGAACATCGAGGTGGAGACCAACCTGAGTCTTTCGGAACAGCTGAGCTTGGCAGCGGCGCTCATCTCCAGCCCTGGACCCTCACGGATCAGCCGCCTGCCCCTGGCCGACCGGGCTGGTGAGCAGACCTTGCGCCAGATCAAAGCCGGTGCCAGCCGTCCCCTCTGGCCCCAGCCTTAA
- a CDS encoding glycoside hydrolase family 10 protein translates to MAGLPAPLMAESRVGRLLRNRSTMGVWLTNSPSPLYYDRKRISAAMQQLQDAGFNRVVPNVWSRGTTFHRSRFAPVEPPLQKAGIGLDPVCTLAEEGRRRGIKVMPWFEYGLMEPADSSVVRDNPSWVLAKANGQRWMKMHGNHRMAWLNSAHPEVRARFIGLVVETLKRCPMDGLQLDDHFAWPVEFGYDPTTVALYEQETGFAPPRDHSNRQWMKWRRNQLTSLLRELRQRLKQERLSTRISLSPGPFRSAYNLWLQDWELWALGGLIEELVVQNYAYSVQGFAKDLDQPALRKARDWGIPSQIGVLAGFGRRTTSMAVLEQKVRLARQRGHGVIFFYWEGLWGKHVAERYRDPRRAAFTRLASD, encoded by the coding sequence ATGGCGGGGCTCCCAGCCCCTCTGATGGCAGAGTCTCGAGTGGGTCGTCTGCTCCGGAACCGCAGCACCATGGGGGTGTGGCTGACCAACAGCCCCAGTCCGCTCTATTACGACCGGAAGCGCATCAGCGCTGCAATGCAGCAGCTGCAGGATGCGGGGTTCAATCGCGTTGTGCCCAATGTCTGGAGCCGAGGCACCACGTTCCATCGCAGCCGCTTCGCTCCCGTGGAGCCACCGCTGCAGAAGGCTGGGATTGGTCTTGATCCCGTCTGCACCCTGGCCGAGGAAGGTCGGCGCCGCGGCATCAAGGTGATGCCCTGGTTTGAGTACGGCCTGATGGAGCCGGCCGATTCATCCGTTGTGCGCGATAACCCCAGCTGGGTCTTGGCCAAAGCCAATGGCCAGCGTTGGATGAAGATGCACGGCAACCATCGGATGGCTTGGCTCAATTCAGCCCATCCGGAGGTTCGTGCCCGCTTCATCGGGTTGGTGGTGGAAACCTTGAAGCGCTGTCCAATGGATGGCCTGCAACTGGACGATCACTTCGCCTGGCCGGTTGAGTTCGGTTATGACCCCACCACCGTGGCGCTGTACGAGCAGGAGACGGGATTTGCACCTCCTCGGGATCACAGCAATCGACAGTGGATGAAATGGCGCCGCAATCAACTCACGTCTCTCTTGCGTGAGTTGCGGCAACGTCTCAAGCAGGAGCGCCTCTCCACCAGAATTAGCCTTTCTCCAGGCCCCTTCCGTTCGGCCTACAACCTCTGGCTGCAGGATTGGGAGCTCTGGGCTTTGGGCGGGTTGATTGAAGAGTTGGTGGTGCAGAACTATGCCTATTCCGTTCAAGGATTCGCCAAGGACTTGGATCAGCCGGCTCTGCGCAAAGCCCGCGACTGGGGCATTCCCTCGCAGATTGGCGTGTTGGCAGGATTCGGCAGACGCACCACCTCGATGGCTGTTCTAGAACAAAAGGTTCGCCTGGCACGCCAGCGCGGTCATGGCGTGATCTTCTTCTACTGGGAAGGGCTATGGGGCAAGCATGTGGCGGAGCGGTATCGAGATCCTCGTCGCGCAGCATTCACTCGACTTGCATCTGATTGA
- a CDS encoding ribose-phosphate pyrophosphokinase — MTSFLTAARSDQEQLAPDSRRLRLFSGTSNPALAKEISAYLGVPDGPRVCKRFADGELYVQIQESIRGCDVFLIQPTCAPVNDHLMELLIMVDACRRASARQITAVVPYYGYARADRKTAGRESITAKLTANLLVKSGVDRVLAMDLHSAQIQGYFDIPCDHIYGSPVLVDYLSTQDLGDVVVVSPDVGGVARARAFAKQMNDAPLAIIDKRRTGHNMAESLTVIGDVAGRTAILIDDMIDTGGTICAGARLLREQGAKRVLACATHAVFSPPASERLSSEGLFEQVVVTNSIPITQDRVFPQLKVLSVANMLGEAIWRIHEESSVSSMFR; from the coding sequence GTGACCAGTTTCCTGACAGCAGCCCGTTCCGATCAGGAGCAGTTAGCCCCTGATAGTCGCCGCCTGCGTCTTTTCAGCGGCACTTCGAACCCTGCTCTAGCCAAGGAGATCTCCGCCTATCTCGGGGTGCCTGATGGTCCCCGCGTCTGCAAGCGTTTTGCGGACGGTGAGCTCTATGTGCAGATCCAGGAGTCGATCCGGGGCTGTGATGTGTTCCTGATCCAGCCCACCTGCGCGCCAGTGAACGACCACCTAATGGAGCTGCTGATCATGGTGGATGCCTGCAGACGGGCCTCCGCACGGCAGATCACCGCTGTGGTGCCTTACTACGGCTACGCCAGAGCGGATCGTAAGACCGCCGGTCGTGAATCGATCACCGCCAAACTCACGGCCAACCTGCTGGTGAAGTCCGGTGTTGACCGCGTGCTGGCGATGGACCTGCACTCCGCCCAGATTCAGGGCTACTTCGATATCCCCTGCGATCACATCTACGGATCCCCCGTGTTGGTGGACTACCTCTCCACGCAGGACCTTGGAGATGTGGTCGTGGTGTCTCCTGACGTGGGGGGTGTGGCGCGGGCCCGGGCGTTTGCCAAGCAGATGAACGATGCTCCGCTGGCCATCATCGACAAGCGCCGCACCGGTCACAACATGGCTGAAAGCCTCACGGTGATTGGTGATGTGGCGGGGCGGACGGCGATCCTGATCGACGACATGATCGACACCGGCGGCACGATCTGTGCGGGTGCACGGTTGCTACGGGAGCAAGGGGCCAAACGGGTTCTGGCCTGCGCCACCCATGCCGTGTTCTCTCCCCCCGCCAGCGAACGTCTGTCCTCCGAGGGGCTGTTTGAGCAGGTCGTGGTGACCAACAGTATTCCGATCACGCAGGATCGGGTCTTCCCTCAGCTGAAGGTGCTCTCCGTGGCCAACATGTTGGGGGAGGCCATCTGGCGCATCCATGAAGAGAGCTCCGTGAGCTCGATGTTCCGCTAA
- a CDS encoding metal ABC transporter ATP-binding protein — translation MSHSSCVLSTTELCFSYGGRNTVDRVNLQLQEGTLTALVGPNGAGKSTLLHLIEGRLKPSQGTVNTSKPIGLMPQRAAIDWSFPITARDMVQLGTPKKGKATAADHCEQLLERVGMGDMGSRRLNQLSGGQQQRVLLARGLMQQTEILLLDEPCSAIDPPTRGHLLKVMRDQAEAGQTLLVSSHDWGSALDSYDQVVVMDGQILANGSPNMVREKLSDLTCMMGSHCCG, via the coding sequence ATGAGCCATTCGTCGTGCGTGCTGAGCACAACAGAGCTGTGCTTTAGCTATGGAGGTCGCAACACCGTCGACCGCGTCAACCTGCAACTCCAAGAGGGAACACTGACGGCGCTAGTGGGGCCCAACGGAGCCGGCAAGTCAACGCTGTTGCATCTGATCGAAGGGCGACTGAAACCCAGCCAAGGAACGGTCAACACCAGCAAGCCAATCGGCCTAATGCCCCAACGGGCAGCCATTGATTGGTCGTTTCCGATCACCGCCCGCGACATGGTTCAGCTGGGTACTCCCAAAAAGGGCAAAGCCACAGCAGCGGACCACTGCGAACAGCTGCTGGAACGCGTCGGCATGGGAGACATGGGATCACGACGCCTCAACCAGCTCTCCGGCGGCCAGCAACAACGCGTCCTGCTGGCCAGAGGATTGATGCAGCAAACCGAAATCCTGCTGCTGGATGAACCCTGCAGCGCCATCGATCCACCGACGCGAGGCCATCTACTCAAGGTGATGCGGGATCAAGCGGAAGCAGGTCAGACGCTGCTGGTGAGCAGCCACGACTGGGGCAGCGCCCTCGACAGCTACGACCAGGTTGTTGTGATGGACGGCCAAATCCTGGCCAACGGATCACCCAACATGGTTCGAGAAAAACTGAGCGACCTTACTTGCATGATGGGGAGCCACTGCTGTGGCTGA
- a CDS encoding NAD(P)-dependent oxidoreductase, giving the protein MSLRHDYRSRPPEQVRVVVFGATGYIGRFIVKELVDRGYQVIAFARERSGIGGRQSRDEVIAEFPGAEVRFGDVTDPASISAEAFDQPTDVVVSCLASRTGGRKDSWAIDHAATLNTYEQGRAAGAAHFVLLSAICVQKPLLEFQKAKLAFEAALQADKEMTHSIVRPTAFFKSLGGQLESCRKGGPYVMFGGGTLASCKPISEADLARFMADCIHDESKRNQVLPIGGPGPALSARQQGEMLFRALNKPERMLSVPIALMDAPIALLDALAQLFPGINDTAEFGRIGRYYASESMLVWDEQKQCYDADATPSYGTDTLEQFFERVAREGMAGQDLGDAALF; this is encoded by the coding sequence ATGTCCCTCCGCCACGACTACCGCAGCCGACCACCCGAACAGGTGCGCGTGGTGGTGTTCGGAGCCACGGGCTACATCGGCCGCTTTATTGTGAAGGAGCTGGTGGACCGTGGCTACCAGGTGATCGCCTTCGCCCGCGAGCGCAGCGGCATCGGTGGTCGCCAAAGCAGGGACGAAGTCATCGCCGAATTCCCTGGAGCTGAGGTGCGCTTCGGGGATGTCACCGATCCAGCCTCGATCTCAGCCGAGGCCTTCGATCAACCCACGGATGTGGTAGTGAGCTGCCTGGCCTCGCGCACGGGCGGCCGCAAAGATTCCTGGGCCATCGACCACGCAGCGACCCTCAACACCTACGAGCAAGGACGAGCTGCCGGAGCGGCCCATTTCGTGCTGCTCTCAGCCATCTGCGTGCAGAAACCACTGCTGGAATTTCAGAAGGCGAAGCTGGCCTTCGAAGCCGCGTTGCAGGCGGACAAGGAGATGACCCACTCCATCGTTCGCCCCACCGCCTTCTTCAAAAGCCTGGGGGGCCAGTTGGAAAGCTGCCGCAAGGGTGGGCCTTACGTGATGTTCGGAGGCGGAACCCTGGCAAGCTGCAAGCCGATCAGCGAAGCAGATCTGGCCCGTTTCATGGCTGACTGCATCCATGACGAGTCCAAACGCAACCAAGTACTGCCCATCGGGGGGCCGGGTCCAGCACTGAGCGCCCGGCAGCAGGGAGAAATGCTCTTCCGCGCGCTGAACAAGCCAGAACGAATGCTGTCGGTGCCGATTGCCTTGATGGATGCACCGATCGCTCTACTGGACGCCCTGGCTCAGCTATTCCCGGGCATCAACGACACGGCGGAATTTGGTCGAATCGGCCGCTATTACGCCAGCGAATCGATGCTCGTCTGGGACGAGCAAAAGCAGTGCTACGACGCGGATGCCACGCCGTCCTATGGAACCGACACGCTGGAACAGTTCTTCGAGCGCGTGGCCCGGGAGGGCATGGCTGGGCAGGATCTTGGGGATGCCGCACTTTTCTGA
- a CDS encoding metal ABC transporter permease encodes MAEPDIWWLLPLMISLLIGAICPATGALLITQRRVLLANLMAHSVLPGLVVALAIGIDPSIGGLISGLLGALVAERLNRRFKGREEGAMNTVLAGFTALGVLLVPLLEARVDLETILFGDLLAGTTTDLLRTTISASALLAMLVWGYRDLVFVGIDPEGAAIAKRPVLLIRLICSLITALVVISAITAVGVILVIGLLCAPVLMHVERSRSLKELMLRSASTGLLLCGGGMMLAIAIDLPPGPLIGTLCLALLFTYKANTAEQK; translated from the coding sequence GTGGCTGAACCCGACATCTGGTGGCTTCTGCCTCTGATGATCTCTCTGTTGATCGGAGCAATCTGTCCAGCAACTGGAGCGTTGCTGATCACCCAACGCAGGGTGTTGCTGGCCAACCTGATGGCCCATTCCGTTCTTCCCGGCTTGGTAGTCGCCCTGGCTATCGGTATCGACCCAAGCATCGGCGGCCTGATCAGTGGACTGCTGGGCGCCCTGGTGGCTGAACGCTTGAACCGGCGCTTCAAGGGCAGGGAAGAGGGCGCTATGAACACCGTGCTGGCAGGCTTCACCGCCCTAGGCGTGCTGTTGGTGCCCCTGCTGGAGGCACGGGTGGACCTAGAGACAATTCTGTTCGGTGATCTGCTGGCTGGCACCACAACAGATCTACTGCGTACAACCATCTCAGCCAGTGCCCTATTGGCAATGTTGGTGTGGGGCTACCGCGACCTGGTGTTCGTTGGCATCGACCCCGAGGGAGCAGCCATCGCCAAACGACCGGTGCTCTTGATTCGGCTGATCTGCAGCCTGATCACTGCCCTCGTGGTGATCAGCGCCATCACTGCCGTGGGCGTAATTCTGGTCATTGGCCTGCTTTGCGCTCCGGTGCTGATGCACGTGGAACGCAGCCGAAGCCTGAAAGAACTCATGCTGCGCAGCGCGAGCACGGGCCTGCTTCTGTGTGGCGGCGGGATGATGCTGGCGATTGCTATTGACCTACCCCCGGGTCCACTGATCGGAACATTGTGCTTGGCACTTCTGTTCACCTACAAGGCCAACACCGCAGAGCAAAAGTGA